CTCCGCCGGGAGCTCCACGGACTCTTCcggaggagaaggagggcgctcctccgtcacctcctcctcactcctccccgctgtcttcctcctcctcttccgcTCCGGTCTCCTCCTCTCCGGTCCTCTGCCAGGTTTTCCCGGTGAGCAGCCGGACGGGGATGATCTCCGCCTTCGTCCAGGCCCCGGTTCAGGTGCAGACTGCGGGGGGGCCCACGACCCTCCTGCCCCAGACCCCCCCCGGCTTCGCTCAGCCTCTGCTGGTGGGCTCCGCCGTGCCTCAGGGGACCGTGATGTTCGTGGTCCCCCAGGCGTCCATGTCCCAGGCGCCACAGGGCCCTCAGACTGTCATGACGCTGGGCAACACTAAGCTCCTCCCCCTCGCCCCCGCCCCCGTCTACATGCCAACGGGAGCGAGCGGCGGCGTCTCGCAGGCCGACTTCTCCCGCAGACGGAACTACGTCTGCAACTTCCCCGGCTGCAAGAAGACCTACTTCAAGAGCTCCCACCTGAAGGCTcacctgcgcacacacacaggtgagacctGAGCTCCCAGTTTACTCTTTGTGGGGATTTCTTTCAGATAAACTTGAGAATTTGTTCCTACTTATTGTCACATGATCAccattcaaacaaaacaaagctagACACTGATTGAACGTCTTTAGTTCTGCAGCTACAAAGAATTGGACACATGAACATGTGACCTGATGAAGAGTCAGAGGATCAATAAATGTGCTTCATCCTGAATGATGAAGCACATTTCATCaccatgtttctgtctttgctcATGAAAGGTTGAGCTTTTGGAGAAATGTGGTGATTCacaggtgacctttgacctcctagTTTGTTAACTTTGTGATCAAAGAGCTTTAAACAATTAAACTAACTGAAAATCTGAATCAGTTTTAACAGGAACCTGaacatgattattatttataactCAACTTTATTCATATAACGTCTAAAAAGCttcacatacaaaataaaagaaaatattacaacaataaaatgattaaaatctGTAATTAAACGTCCCTCAGTTAAGATAAACACCAGCAATAAAACTAAAGATTGACGAGGTGATTTAttctgtgtcttcttcttctcgtcTGCAGGTGAGAAGCCGTTCAGCTGTCACTGGGACGGCTGCGATAAGAAGTTCGCCCGCTCAGACGAGCTTTCCCGCCACCGCCGCACGCACACCGGCGAGAAGAAGTTCGTCTGCACCGTGTGCGACCGGCGCTTCATGCGCAGCGACCACCTGACCAAACACGCCCGGCGGCACATGACCGCCAAGAGGGCGTCGTCGTGGCCCGCCGAGACCCGGGACCTCCACAAAGTGGCCCTGCCCAAGGGCCCGACCATGGGCCCCGCACTTCCTGTCGGCATGCTGGTCTCCACCGCCAACTGACAGACTCAGTCCGGAGCCTCACAGGGCGACTCAGGACCCCCGAGGGCGGGGCTTAAACTGTGACTGTCAATCAGCTCCACATCAGGAGGATCTTTTCTACAAATCATAATCTGCTGGTGAACAAAAGTGAAGACGGCCGCTGAGCTCCGGCTGCGTCTACATTCACCTCATCTTCAACGTGAAGACGGCCATCATCAGCTGTTTCCTGTTAGCTTGTATTTTGAAAGGGAACCGTTAGCaggataaaaaaagagattcttAGCACACAGATCGTCCTGaaggtggcgctagaggaaaggTTGTGTTGTTAATCTTCTGTACGGTGGCCTGAGTAGGACATCTCCAGAATCACCTCCCATCAGgctcagctgtgctttgagccggatgctaacgttagcattttAGCATGACATTGTGAACATGTCCTGCTACgtcaacatgctgatgtttagcataTAAACAAGCTCACAGTTAGCATGTTAACGCTTAGCTAGTTGGCCAACTTTAATATGCTGAAATCTGTacagttagcatgctaacgttagcatttagcttggAAGTCATTCCTTAGTTTTAGAATCATGGAACTGAGATTAGTTAAAGTTCATGTTCTAGAAGCCGGATGTAAGTTTTAGTTTCGCTTTTGTTTTAACATCTCAAACCAGGAGTCGCACCATTTTAAAGTTTTCATAATTCTGGTAATAAGCGTACTTTTACCTCATAATCTGAGGGAACATGTAAACAGATTTGATCACTTGGTTTGCGTTTTTGATGCGTTTCACGACTCAGAAATGAGAATAAAGGGAactaaaagaaataaaatcGAGATGTTCTGAGGTGATGTAGACGAAGCCGGAGCGAGTGACCCGATCTGCTCAGGACATTTTATTCCCAACAAACtcaacgaggaggaggaggaggaggaggaagaggaggaagaggaggaggacgaaggcGACAGGCTGCTAACTCATCCACGGACAGAAACCAACAAAAACCTGACATTgcactggattttttttaatcttgctTGATtttgtactctctctctctccgtgtaTAATCATGTTTACTTCATGTGTAAATGTCACGTTTAGCAAAATGTATGCActctttttattatgtttgcCAAAGCCTCTGTAATCGTGCTTCTATTATTAGCCGACTTCTGTTCGTCTGTgactgtaaatactgtaaatatattgaTATCTATATGAATGTTAACGTGTATTCCAACCTGCATTTATTGACAGTACGagttattgatattttttaagaTGTCAGTGGACGGTATTCCTCACTGTGATACTACCTACTTTCTTTGCTTTACAcactataattattatttaataaacatttgtgGAGGACAAAGTGCTGTTTTTTGATAGATTGATTTGGCCCGTAGCGTAGCCAGTAAGAAACATACCTCgttattaaatgttattcttaATAATAACGGCTTATATCGGAATAATACCATTTCTGAACATTTGCCTGTAAGCGATGGAGAAGAAAATGgcttttataataaaaattTACCACGAAGatacatttgttgttgttgttgttatttcagttacatttagttttattttttaggtgCGTTTAGAGTAAAGTATAAAACAGAAGCACTGTTAGCTTATTACTTATCTTATTAAAGATAAAGGAAGAGTTCAGGTGGTGATCTGGAtgtagttagcttagcttagcataaagactggaaacagaaaaccaaaacacctctaaagctcttTATTATTGTGTTATATCGCGTTtataataaacagaaatacaaaaaaacatcatttgaGTTGTTaactttatgctaagctaggctaactaaCAGTCCAGCTCTGTACTGAACTCGCATACATCAAGGATCTCACATACACagtacaaatatacagtacaggTATTACACagtacaaatatacagtacaggTACTACACAGTACAGGTattacacagtacagtacaggtAATACACagtacaaatatacagtacaggTAATACACAGTACAAGTATACAGTACAGGTACTACACagtacaaatatacagtacaggtactacacagtactaataTACAGTACAGGTAATACACagtacaaatatacagtacaggtactacacagtacaaatacacagtaCAGGTACTACACagtacaaatatacagtacaggtactacacagtacaaatatacagtacaggtactacacagtacaaatatacagtacaggtaatatacagtacaggtactacacagtacaaatacacagtaCAGGTACTACACATATGTACTTTTCACGGCACTACATTAATTGTTAAACTATAACTGGGCTTTACGTTACAATTtgcatatatattcataaatgttGTATATGTTGTGTACTTCATTTATAAACATAGTATTGTATAGTTGTCATACAGCGAGGCTCCAGAAGTACAACAGATACTGCATTACTTTGAGTACTTTTATTCATCTGATAAGTACAACAGATACTGCATTACTTTGAGTACTTTTATTCATCTGATAATAGTTGTACTTAGTTCTACAGATCAGAGTACATTCTAATAAAACAAGTACACATCAACATGAAGTAAtcagtgttgttttgttattggaCAGTTTTATTAGACAT
This window of the Anoplopoma fimbria isolate UVic2021 breed Golden Eagle Sablefish chromosome 18, Afim_UVic_2022, whole genome shotgun sequence genome carries:
- the klf11a gene encoding Krueppel-like factor 11a translates to MMNMELKPCVEYHDLEAAEALVSMSFWGQRSHKPRPLTPTSDSCDSIHLHQEGGDAPKDLIALSSLCMTPPHSPSFAEASTTTTSALSPASRPVLPRPVLGAGPALFLSDSSSFAADTSALPPQMESSCAAPPSRAMLTSVIRHTADSLNIPPPATQPTETSTPPPPGAPRTLPEEKEGAPPSPPPHSSPLSSSSSSAPVSSSPVLCQVFPVSSRTGMISAFVQAPVQVQTAGGPTTLLPQTPPGFAQPLLVGSAVPQGTVMFVVPQASMSQAPQGPQTVMTLGNTKLLPLAPAPVYMPTGASGGVSQADFSRRRNYVCNFPGCKKTYFKSSHLKAHLRTHTGEKPFSCHWDGCDKKFARSDELSRHRRTHTGEKKFVCTVCDRRFMRSDHLTKHARRHMTAKRASSWPAETRDLHKVALPKGPTMGPALPVGMLVSTAN